One Solanum pennellii chromosome 9, SPENNV200 DNA segment encodes these proteins:
- the LOC107030760 gene encoding GDSL esterase/lipase At2g30310-like isoform X1, with protein MGIAITCFAFILLVQHCIIINAKSVPKFPAILIFGDSTVDTGNNNYISTIFQGNHRPYGENFPGRIPTGRFSDGKLVPDFLASMLGIKEYIPPFLQPDLSNNDLLTGVSFASAGSGYDDLTTTASKVIPMSDQIKYFEQYIQNLQLIIGEEKAQKLVSRALIVISAGTNDFIFNFYDIPTRRHQYNITGYQDFLQSLLQNFVEDLYNLGCRNMLVAGLPPVGCLPIQITAKSPFMRKCIKEENFDAQSYNVKLATLLKQIQDALLGSNIVYSDSYHPFMHMINHPKKYGFLKTRRGCCGTGTYEAGPFCNKHHPVCKNASQYLFWDSIHPGESAYQHLSHIAMKKLRHHKLWH; from the exons ATGGGTATTGCTATTACCTGTTTTGCTTTCATTCTTTTGGTCCAACATTGCATCATCATCAATGCGAAATCGGTGCCCAAGTTCCCTGCCATTCTCATCTTTGGAGATTCAACAGTTGATACTGGAAATAACAATTACATATCTACAATATTTCAAGGTAATCATCGTCCTTATGGGGAAAACTTTCCTGGGCGGATTCCCACAGGAAGATTTTCGGATGGGAAACTGGTACCGGATTTTTTGGCATCTATGTTAGGGATCAAAGAATACATTCCTCCTTTCCTACAACCAGATCTATCAAACAATGATCTTCTAACTGGTGTCAGCTTTGCATCTGCTGGCTCCGGATATGATGACCTAACAACAACAGCATCTAAAGTAATCCCTATGTCtgatcaaataaaatattttgagcaaTACATACAGAACCTCCAACTTATTATTGGAGAAGAGAAAGCTCAGAAACTCGTTAGTCGTGCATTGATTGTTATAAGTGCAGGGACTAACGACTTCATATTCAATTTCTATGATATCCCAACAAGAAGAcatcaatataatataacagGATATCAAGATTTTTTACAGAGTCTACTCCAAAACTTTGTTGAG GATCTATATAATCTTGGTTGTCGGAACATGCTTGTTGCTGGGCTTCCTCCTGTTGGTTGTCTTCCAATACAAATAACTGCAAAGTCCCCATTTATGAGAAAGTGCATTAAAGAGGAGAATTTTGATGCCCAATCCTATAATGTCAAACTTGCAACATTGCTAAAACAAATACAGGACGCCCTTTTAGGAAGCAACATCGTGTATTCAGATTCATATCATCCCTTTATGCATATGATCAACCATCCAAAAAAATACG GATTTCTGAAAACAAGACGTGGTTGTTGTGGCACTGGCACATATGAAGCAGGTCCATTCTGTAACAAACATCATCCTGTCTGCAAAAATGCTTCTCAATACTTGTTTTGGGACAGTATACATCCTGGTGAATCGGCCTACCAACATCTTTCCCATATAGCAATGAAGAAACTTCGGCATCACAAATTATGGCATTAA
- the LOC107030760 gene encoding GDSL esterase/lipase At2g30310-like isoform X2 codes for MGIAITCFAFILLVQHCIIINAKSVPKFPAILIFGDSTVDTGNNNYISTIFQGNHRPYGENFPGRIPTGRFSDGKLVPDFLASMLGIKEYIPPFLQPDLSNNDLLTGVSFASAGSGYDDLTTTASKVIPMSDQIKYFEQYIQNLQLIIGEEKAQKLVSRALIVISAGTNDFIFNFYDIPTRRHQYNITGYQDFLQSLLQNFVEDLYNLGCRNMLVAGLPPVGCLPIQITAKSPFMRKCIKEENFDAQSYNVKLATLLKQIQDALLGSNIVYSDSYHPFMHMINHPKKYDVVVVALAHMKQVHSVTNIILSAKMLLNTCFGTVYILVNRPTNIFPI; via the exons ATGGGTATTGCTATTACCTGTTTTGCTTTCATTCTTTTGGTCCAACATTGCATCATCATCAATGCGAAATCGGTGCCCAAGTTCCCTGCCATTCTCATCTTTGGAGATTCAACAGTTGATACTGGAAATAACAATTACATATCTACAATATTTCAAGGTAATCATCGTCCTTATGGGGAAAACTTTCCTGGGCGGATTCCCACAGGAAGATTTTCGGATGGGAAACTGGTACCGGATTTTTTGGCATCTATGTTAGGGATCAAAGAATACATTCCTCCTTTCCTACAACCAGATCTATCAAACAATGATCTTCTAACTGGTGTCAGCTTTGCATCTGCTGGCTCCGGATATGATGACCTAACAACAACAGCATCTAAAGTAATCCCTATGTCtgatcaaataaaatattttgagcaaTACATACAGAACCTCCAACTTATTATTGGAGAAGAGAAAGCTCAGAAACTCGTTAGTCGTGCATTGATTGTTATAAGTGCAGGGACTAACGACTTCATATTCAATTTCTATGATATCCCAACAAGAAGAcatcaatataatataacagGATATCAAGATTTTTTACAGAGTCTACTCCAAAACTTTGTTGAG GATCTATATAATCTTGGTTGTCGGAACATGCTTGTTGCTGGGCTTCCTCCTGTTGGTTGTCTTCCAATACAAATAACTGCAAAGTCCCCATTTATGAGAAAGTGCATTAAAGAGGAGAATTTTGATGCCCAATCCTATAATGTCAAACTTGCAACATTGCTAAAACAAATACAGGACGCCCTTTTAGGAAGCAACATCGTGTATTCAGATTCATATCATCCCTTTATGCATATGATCAACCATCCAAAAAAATACG ACGTGGTTGTTGTGGCACTGGCACATATGAAGCAGGTCCATTCTGTAACAAACATCATCCTGTCTGCAAAAATGCTTCTCAATACTTGTTTTGGGACAGTATACATCCTGGTGAATCGGCCTACCAACATCTTTCCCATATAG